The Streptomyces sp. NBC_01244 genome contains a region encoding:
- a CDS encoding winged helix DNA-binding domain-containing protein, whose product MASKTMRPVLDTLALNRATLARQLLLTRAEMSAQDATQHLMGLQAQNVKPPYFQLHARLAGFGPAELAGLMESRQVVRMVTMRSTIHTHTVHDALTLRPLVQPARDREINYFRKGLVGVDLDKLAERARAFVEAEPRTMAEIREELLKEWPGADPQSLSVAARCRLPLVQVTPRGVWGKSGQVRLTTLSEWVGVGGGVGGGVGGEAGGEGSGIDDVVLRYLGAFGPASVKDMQTWAGLTRLREAFERLRPGLEVFQDENGVELFDLPDGPRPDAEQPAPPRFLPEFDNLLLSHADRSRVIAPELKGSTWSGNQAHCTLLVDGFLAGLWKLDGGTGGGTLTVELFSAVSKAGRAEIVAEGEALLAAMGDSAGEGSAGGSVRFGSIRG is encoded by the coding sequence ATGGCCTCCAAGACGATGCGTCCCGTACTCGACACCCTTGCGCTGAACCGTGCCACGCTCGCCCGTCAGCTGCTCCTGACCCGCGCCGAGATGTCCGCGCAGGACGCCACCCAGCACCTGATGGGGCTCCAGGCGCAGAACGTGAAGCCGCCCTACTTCCAGCTCCACGCCCGACTCGCCGGATTCGGGCCGGCCGAGCTCGCCGGGCTGATGGAGTCCCGTCAGGTGGTCCGGATGGTCACCATGAGGTCCACCATCCACACCCACACCGTCCACGACGCGCTCACCCTGCGCCCGCTCGTCCAGCCCGCCCGCGACCGGGAGATCAACTACTTCCGCAAGGGCCTGGTCGGAGTGGACCTGGACAAGCTGGCCGAGCGGGCGCGGGCGTTCGTGGAGGCCGAGCCGCGGACCATGGCGGAGATACGGGAGGAACTGCTCAAGGAGTGGCCCGGAGCCGACCCGCAGTCGCTGTCCGTCGCCGCGCGCTGCCGGCTGCCGCTCGTCCAGGTGACACCGCGCGGGGTCTGGGGGAAGAGCGGCCAAGTCCGCCTCACCACCTTGAGTGAGTGGGTGGGAGTGGGAGGAGGAGTGGGAGGAGGAGTGGGAGGAGAGGCCGGCGGGGAGGGCTCGGGGATTGATGACGTTGTCCTTCGGTATCTCGGGGCGTTTGGGCCCGCCTCCGTCAAGGACATGCAGACGTGGGCCGGGCTCACCCGGCTGCGCGAGGCCTTCGAGCGGCTCAGGCCCGGCCTGGAGGTGTTCCAGGACGAGAACGGCGTCGAGCTCTTCGATCTGCCCGACGGGCCGCGCCCCGACGCCGAGCAGCCCGCGCCGCCCCGCTTCCTTCCCGAGTTCGACAACCTGCTCCTCTCCCATGCCGACCGTTCCCGGGTGATCGCGCCCGAGCTGAAGGGGAGCACCTGGTCCGGGAACCAGGCCCACTGCACGCTGCTCGTCGACGGCTTCCTCGCCGGGCTCTGGAAGCTGGACGGTGGGACGGGCGGTGGGACGCTCACCGTCGAGCTGTTCTCCGCCGTCTCCAAGGCCGGTAGGGCAGAGATCGTGGCCGAGGGGGAGGCCCTTCTCGCCGCCATGGGCGACAGCGCGGGTGAGGGTTCCGCGGGCGGCTCCGTACGGTTCGGGTCCATCCGCGGCTGA
- a CDS encoding glutathione peroxidase, protein MSLYDIPLTTLSDEPTSLAAHKGKAILLVNTASQCGLTPQYSGLARLQFKYEEKGFTVIGVPCNQFGGQEPGNADDIQTFCAAGFGVTFPMLEKSDVNGDNRHPLYEELVKVPDAEGEAGDITWNFEKFLISPAGEVVARFRPRTEPEAAEVIAAIEAQLPA, encoded by the coding sequence ATGAGCCTGTACGACATCCCGCTGACCACCCTGTCCGACGAGCCCACCAGCCTCGCCGCGCACAAGGGCAAGGCGATCCTTCTCGTGAACACCGCCTCGCAGTGCGGTCTCACCCCGCAGTACTCGGGCCTGGCCCGTCTGCAGTTCAAGTACGAGGAGAAGGGCTTCACCGTCATCGGTGTGCCGTGCAACCAGTTCGGCGGGCAGGAGCCGGGCAACGCCGACGACATCCAGACGTTCTGCGCGGCCGGCTTCGGCGTCACCTTCCCGATGCTGGAGAAGTCCGACGTCAACGGCGATAACCGCCACCCGCTCTACGAGGAGCTGGTGAAGGTCCCGGACGCCGAGGGCGAGGCCGGTGACATCACCTGGAACTTCGAGAAGTTCCTGATCTCCCCCGCCGGCGAGGTCGTGGCCCGCTTCCGCCCGCGCACCGAGCCCGAGGCCGCCGAGGTCATCGCGGCGATCGAGGCGCAGCTGCCGGCCTGA
- a CDS encoding AMP-binding protein: MRIPMTVTDFLDRAELGFSSSPGVVDEPDQPGPPVPDSTYGRLGERVRAWQAGFDALGVGEGERVAVVSHNSARLLELLFALPMSGRVCVPVNFRLKPEEVDYVVRQSGASVLLVDPELDEALSGVKARHRFVLGAETDAMLMRFGVEPRPWSHPDEDATATINYTSGTTARPKGVQLTHRNIWVNGLTFGLHTRVWERDVYMHTLPMFHCNGWGMPFVMAGLGVKQVVLRKVDGAEILRRVEEHGVTLMCGAPAVWNTVLDAAASWEGEIPGRDRVRVVCAGAPPPSRTIQRMGEELGWEFTQIYGLTETSPLLTFNRTRPADAELPAEERARRLSRAGLPALGVTLRVSEDGEVLARSNVVLEGYWDKPEETEAALRDGWFHTGDGGAVDEADGHLTISDRKKDVIITGGENVSSIEVEDAIFSHPAVAEVAVIGVPHEKWGETIKALVVLAEGEAVQEAEIIAHCKERLAGYKAPTTVEFRATIPRTATGKIQKFKLREPYWSGRERQVN; the protein is encoded by the coding sequence ATGCGGATTCCCATGACCGTCACGGACTTCCTCGACCGGGCGGAGCTGGGGTTCTCGTCCAGTCCGGGCGTGGTGGACGAGCCGGATCAGCCCGGTCCACCGGTCCCCGATTCGACGTACGGGAGGCTCGGCGAGCGCGTACGGGCCTGGCAGGCGGGATTCGACGCGCTGGGGGTCGGCGAGGGCGAGCGCGTGGCGGTGGTCAGCCACAACTCCGCCCGGCTGCTGGAGCTGCTGTTCGCGCTGCCGATGAGCGGGCGCGTCTGCGTACCGGTCAACTTCCGGCTGAAGCCGGAGGAGGTCGACTACGTGGTCCGGCAGAGCGGTGCCTCGGTCCTGCTCGTCGACCCGGAGCTGGACGAGGCGCTGTCGGGCGTCAAGGCGCGCCACCGCTTCGTCCTCGGGGCGGAGACGGACGCGATGCTGATGCGCTTCGGGGTGGAGCCGCGCCCCTGGTCGCACCCGGACGAGGACGCGACGGCGACGATCAACTACACCTCGGGGACCACGGCCCGCCCCAAAGGGGTGCAGCTCACCCACCGCAACATCTGGGTGAACGGGCTCACCTTCGGCCTGCACACCCGGGTCTGGGAGCGTGACGTCTACATGCACACGCTGCCGATGTTCCACTGCAACGGCTGGGGCATGCCCTTCGTGATGGCAGGGCTCGGCGTCAAGCAGGTCGTGCTGCGCAAGGTCGACGGCGCCGAGATCCTGCGACGGGTCGAGGAACACGGCGTCACGCTGATGTGCGGTGCGCCCGCCGTGTGGAACACGGTGCTGGACGCGGCGGCGAGCTGGGAGGGCGAGATCCCGGGCCGCGACCGGGTACGCGTCGTCTGCGCGGGCGCCCCACCGCCGAGCCGGACGATCCAGCGCATGGGCGAGGAGCTGGGCTGGGAGTTCACGCAGATCTACGGCCTGACCGAGACCTCGCCGCTGCTCACCTTCAACCGGACCCGGCCGGCCGACGCGGAGCTGCCGGCCGAGGAACGGGCGCGCAGGCTCTCGCGTGCGGGGCTTCCCGCACTGGGCGTCACACTGCGAGTGTCCGAGGACGGCGAGGTGCTGGCCCGGTCGAACGTCGTGCTGGAGGGGTACTGGGACAAGCCGGAGGAGACCGAGGCCGCATTGCGGGACGGCTGGTTCCACACGGGCGACGGTGGCGCGGTCGACGAGGCCGACGGCCATCTGACGATCTCCGACCGGAAGAAGGACGTGATCATCACCGGCGGCGAGAACGTGTCCTCGATCGAGGTGGAGGACGCGATCTTCAGCCATCCGGCGGTCGCGGAGGTCGCCGTCATCGGTGTGCCGCACGAGAAATGGGGCGAGACGATCAAGGCCCTCGTGGTCCTCGCCGAGGGAGAGGCCGTGCAGGAGGCGGAGATCATCGCCCACTGCAAGGAACGACTGGCCGGGTACAAGGCCCCGACGACGGTCGAATTCCGTGCCACCATCCCGCGTACGGCCACCGGCAAGATCCAGAAGTTCAAGCTCCGCGAGCCGTACTGGTCGGGCCGGGAGCGGCAGGTGAACTGA